Proteins encoded together in one Caulobacter sp. FWC2 window:
- a CDS encoding amidohydrolase family protein has translation MLIDVHAHLFTPGMMKRHPFWGPFMKPQGLTVGHFSLGTKQPAKAKDDAEAEANLLARMTHSARLAVMEQRGVDKLVLSTPSHAFMYWAGAFGTEYARICNDELSAFCQVMPDKFDFWAHANLADPDAAVEEIDRAVRVLGAKGLCVGGTNFDGLQTYDERLFPVWAKLAELDVPIMVHGFNQSIYLGERHHEDRFETTSIVGDCVDETLFFWYLICGGALDAFPTLKTYITHAGGMAVFQLGRLSELNGAMAPDARNQRPLMDYMKNFYFDLDVHHPALRRAVVEVIGPDQLLYGTNFGGAYDHGDLTAGIDLSEADREKIRSGNAMRLLKLDMGQAVRAA, from the coding sequence ATGCTGATCGACGTGCACGCCCACCTCTTCACGCCAGGCATGATGAAGCGACACCCGTTCTGGGGCCCCTTCATGAAGCCACAGGGCCTGACGGTCGGGCATTTCTCCCTGGGCACCAAGCAGCCCGCCAAGGCCAAGGACGACGCCGAGGCCGAAGCGAACCTGCTGGCCCGCATGACCCATTCGGCGAGACTGGCGGTCATGGAGCAGCGCGGCGTCGACAAGCTGGTTCTGTCCACGCCTTCGCACGCCTTCATGTACTGGGCCGGCGCGTTCGGCACCGAATACGCCAGGATCTGCAACGACGAACTCTCGGCCTTCTGCCAGGTGATGCCCGACAAGTTCGACTTCTGGGCCCACGCCAACTTGGCCGATCCGGATGCGGCGGTCGAGGAGATCGACCGCGCCGTGCGCGTTCTGGGCGCCAAGGGCCTTTGTGTCGGCGGCACTAATTTCGACGGGCTTCAAACCTACGACGAGCGCCTGTTTCCCGTCTGGGCCAAGCTGGCTGAACTCGATGTTCCCATCATGGTGCACGGGTTCAACCAGTCGATCTATCTGGGCGAGCGCCATCACGAGGATCGGTTCGAAACGACGTCCATCGTGGGCGACTGCGTCGATGAGACCCTGTTCTTCTGGTACCTGATCTGTGGTGGAGCCCTGGACGCCTTCCCGACTCTGAAGACCTACATCACCCACGCTGGCGGCATGGCGGTGTTCCAGCTGGGCCGGCTGTCTGAATTGAACGGGGCCATGGCCCCCGATGCGCGTAACCAGCGCCCGCTCATGGACTATATGAAGAACTTCTACTTCGATCTCGATGTCCACCACCCGGCCCTGCGGCGGGCCGTGGTGGAGGTGATCGGTCCAGACCAGCTGCTCTATGGCACCAACTTCGGCGGGGCCTACGACCATGGCGACCTCACCGCCGGGATCGACCTTTCCGAAGCCGATCGCGAGAAGATCCGCAGTGGCAACGCCATGCGGTTGCTCAAGCTCGATATGGGCCAGGCGGTGCGGGCCGCCTGA